One genomic window of Branchiostoma lanceolatum isolate klBraLanc5 chromosome 5, klBraLanc5.hap2, whole genome shotgun sequence includes the following:
- the LOC136435616 gene encoding uncharacterized protein has protein sequence MSQMGALKTAAAVVCVSAILILLIEPASAGSSFTTNPDIFDDAGDPSRRTLPPRADWEAAIADLVSRYRHLIVEILGDTSSSSSAAQERRSTAAPAATSETEMSRSQLRNVVNRYRQLILGFLRREEATDRVAQHNVSRSPTATGATEGK, from the exons ATGTCACAAATGGGCGCCCTAAAAACCGCCGCCGCAGTCGTCTGcgtgtccgccatcttgattctCCTCATCGAACCTGCCAGTGCCGGCAGCAGCTTTACCACCAACCCCGACATCTTCGACGACGCCGGGGACCCCAGTCGGCGCACCCTGCCCCCGCGAGCGGACTGGGAGGCCGCGATAGCCGACCTGGTGTCCCGCTACCGGCACTTGATCGTGGAGATCCTCGGCGACACCTCCTCAAGCAGCTCCGCCGCGCAGGAGAGAAGATCCACGGCAGCCCCTGCCGCCACATCCGAAACAGAAATGTCACGAA GCCAACTCCGAAACGTGGTAAACAGGTACCGTCAGCTGATCCTGGGTTTTCTTCGGCGGGAGGAGGCGACGGACAGGGTGGCACAACACAACGTCAGCCGGTCGCCTACTGCTACAGGAGCgacggaaggaaaataa
- the LOC136435617 gene encoding uncharacterized protein isoform X2, giving the protein MAGNLHTPRCILGVQKFRLPARIADAVVSDDWEAELQEVPPPITDKCAELQKAPSPITDKGAELEETPSPACDKTEVKQDKSHSGVSHSVRLTRRKQKKTGKTEKPKSTQTFLPVHIDEPPKVGPLKVDRVRSAVTATAKHPKEKVRSQTDPTDENKNMIEVQKAHSGDAQTTAKKHTSSPADSVLSRILSPKPKAKSADRMKIPSTQSKDPATKQEETKETGKYNWWSDKDTDKEDREVSKDTEENARVDTKQKTEKEYIQGGASSSQVFKRKEHEDRTQMPPPPLPDTPISCQGKRKKPKRKATPMPPRTLGFKTRQEDELEGTTRSVSAPSSRVPSPNLLRRPSEGFHPPRPESPSWEDYRKECFDESESETSSLEHNLSLASQEELEVGRYGDDEEEANSDPHSEKHGPNGSDVQSIFLPNLLPAFHGDANPAQVQGSSFSLGGPPGLRREQSRSLQVSTCEDGAVQNHETAHLPPHLMQKAKELHRQSIHYQHLSHHHYNFSLHLLHKSLMLNSEYLNIVGGSATSPPPLSPARPGTYGPVFPYPPPQADLSPQYPPPMPPPPSVVLQGAGQPPAFFRESSSPFGSYHVPVEQHGNHWYPPHSPESMQQSMEVKGTSFGNANTLVPPGHFEIPPRMWKKSASADAGASGKYVIPAYRPGTAKWKVEQDTSDETSSSVTSPPYKRKMVASWPSMLEVSYVWQVGVRDAGYVDTHCHIDYLFERMSFRESFQAFMSKANFPPNFEGCVAVFCDPKSWGPDGFWRRLLQENDNVWGAFGCHPHSAKLYSMVWEENLLNCLKHEKAIAFGEIGLDNSKDFSPPAIQRQVFIRQLHLALQVKKPLVLHCRQADSEMLEIMQDLVPRDYIIHRHCFTESFAVAQRWMEEYPNMYLGITALVTFPTTRTLQDAVRRIPLDRLLLETDAPYFVPRQIPQGKVTCSHPAMAVCVAEKIAELKSIPLGEVLAQVRENTRAVYGI; this is encoded by the exons GTCAAACAAGATAAATCTCACTCAGGAGTATCCCATAGTGTCAGGCTGACTCGACGCAAGCAGAAGAAAACAGGGAAAACAGAAAAGCCAAAAAGCACCCAGACTTTTCTGCCGGTTCACATAGATGAACCCCCAAAAGTCGGACCACTTAAAGTAGACAGGGTCCGAAGTGCTGTTACAGCCACCGCGAAACATCCCAAGGAAAAGGTGCGTTCACAGACAGACCCCACCgacgaaaacaaaaacatgatcgAAGTCCAGAAGGCACATTCGGGGGACGCCCAAACGACGGCGAAGAAGCATACATCCAGTCCAGCCGACAGCGTCTTGAGTAGGATACTGTCTCCGAAACCTAAAGCGAAATCAGCAGACAGAATGAAGATACCTTCCACGCAGTCTAAAGATCCAGCAACGAAACAGGAGGAAACCAAGGAGACTGGAAAATATAACTGGTGGAGTGACAAAGATACCGACAAGGAAGACAGAGAGGTTAGTAAAGATACAGAGGAAAATGCACGGGTAGATACCAAGCAGAAAACTGAGAAAGAATATATTCAGGGAGGTGCGTCTTCGTCACAAGTGTTTAAGAGAAAGGAGCATGAGGATCGTACACAGATGCCGCCACCCCCTCTCCCCGACACGCCCATATCTTGTCAGGGGAAGAGGAAGAAACCGAAGAGAAAAGCCACACCCATGCCGCCGAGAACGCTGGGCTTCAAGACACGGCAAGAGGATGAGTTAGAGGGGACGACGAGAAGTGTCAGTGCGCCGAGTAGTAGGGTACCCTCCCCGAATCTTCTGAGACGCCCGTCGGAAGGGTTCCACCCCCCTCGGCCGGAAAGCCCCTCCTGGGAAGACTACAGGAAAGAGTGTTTTGATGAGAGCGAGTCCGAGACTTCATCTTTAGAGCATAACCTGAGCCTTGCGTCGCAGGAGGAGCTGGAGGTCGGACGCTACGGTGACGACGAAGAAGAAGCCAACTCCGACCCGCACTCAGAGAAACACGGTCCAAACGGCAGTGACGTACAGAGTATCTTTTTGCCAAATTTGCTGCCCGCATTTCACGGTGATGCTAACCCAGCTCAAGTTCAAGGTTCAAGCTTTTCTCTGGGCGGGCCGCCGGGATTGCGTCGCGAGCAGTCTCGGTCCCTGCAGGTGTCGACGTGTGAAGACGGCGCCGTGCAGAACCACGAGACGGCGCACCTCCCCCCACACTTGATGCAGAAAGCCAAGGAACTCCACCGACAGTCTATCCACTACCAGCACTTATCCCATCACCACTACAACTTCTCCCTTCACCTGCTCCACAAGTCTCTAATGCTGAACAGCGAGTACCTGAACATCGTCGGCGGGAGTGCAACCAGCCCCCCTCCACTCTCCCCTGCCCGGCCAGGCACCTACGGACCGGTCTTCCCCTACCCCCCACCCCAGGCAGATCTCTCCCCACAGTACCCTCCCCCaatgccccctcccccctccgtgGTGCTACAAGGGGCGGGGCAGCCTCCTGCGTTCTTCAGGGAAAGTTCTTCACCATTCGGGTCATACCACGTGCCTGTTGAACAGCATGGTAACCATTGGTATCCTCCGCATTCGCCAGAATCCATGCAGCAGTCAATGGAGGTCAAAGGCACGTCATTCGGTAACGCAAATACCTTGGTGCCACCCGGACATTTCGAAATTCCGCCGCGAATGTGGAAGAAATCGGCAAGCGCCGACGCGGGTGCGTCGGGGAAGTACGTTATTCCAGCTTACCGTCCGGGGACCGCGAAGTGGAAAGTCGAGCAGGACACCTCGGACGAAACCTCGAGCAGCGTGACGTCTCCGCCGTACAAAAGAAAGATGGTGGCCAGCTGGCCGTCCATGCTGGAAGTGTCGTACGTGTGGCAGGTCGGCGTGAGAGACGCCGGCTACGTCGACACCCACTGCCACATCGACTACCTCTTTGAAAGGATGTCGTTCCGCGAGTCCTTCCAAGCGTTTATGAGTAAGGCGAACTTCCCGCCCAACTTTGAGGGCTGCGTGGCGGTCTTCTGCGACCCCAAGTCGTGGGGACCAGACGGATTCTGGAGAAGACTACTCCAAGAGAACGATAACGTCTGGGGTGCGTTTGGATGCCATCCTCACAGCGCTAAACTGTACAGCATGGTATGGGAGGAGAACCTACTGAACTGCCTGAAGCACGAGAAGGCGATAGCGTTCGGCGAGATCGGACTGGACAACTCCAAGGATTTCTCACCCCCTGCCATTCAGAGACAGGTGTTTATAAGACAG TTGCACCTTGCCCTGCAGGTGAAGAAACCGTTGGTGCTCCACTGTCGCCAGGCCGACAGCGAAATGCTGGAGATCATGCAGGACCTGGTACCACGGGATTACATCATCCATCGCCACTGCTTCACCGAGAGTTTCGCCGTCGCACAGCGGTGGATGGAAGA GTACCCCAACATGTACCTGGGCATCACTGCGCTTGTGACCTTCCCGACCACTCGAACCCTTCAGGACGCCGTGCGACGAATCCCGCTCGACAGGCTCCTCTTGGAGACAGACGCCCCCTACTTTGTACCTAGGCAG ATTCCCCAAGGCAAGGTGACGTGTTCCCATCCAGCCATGGCGGTGTGCGTTGCCGAGAAGATAGCGGAACTGAAGTCCATCCCGCTTGGCGAGGTTCTCGCGCAAGTCCGAGAGAACACTCGAGCTGTGTACGGCATCTAG